One genomic segment of Catalinimonas alkaloidigena includes these proteins:
- the metX gene encoding homoserine O-acetyltransferase MetX encodes MQREDNFIYEEQFMLESGESLPGFQLRYTTFGQLNEAKDNVIWVCHALTANANFLDWWEGLFGKGRLYDPEKYFIICANMLGSCYGSTGPLSINPASRKPYFHDFPLLSNRDMVKAFDLLRQSLGIDRIHTVIGGSLGGQHALEWAVMEPDRITHMVQLCSNAQHSPWGIAFNESQRMAIEQDPTWTNKDANAGMHGLATARSIALLSYRHYNTYQKTQSETTNGKVNHFKASSYQRYQGDKLVRRFNAYSYWLLSKAMDSHNVARGRAGMDEVLANVKAQSLFLGVSTDILFPVSEQQFLSDRVANAQLAIIDSDYGHDGFLIEIPSLTREIRRFYEKARPKPAFTDY; translated from the coding sequence ATGCAAAGAGAAGATAATTTCATTTACGAGGAACAATTCATGCTGGAGTCGGGAGAATCACTTCCCGGCTTTCAGCTTCGTTATACTACTTTCGGTCAGCTCAATGAGGCTAAAGATAATGTAATCTGGGTATGCCATGCGTTAACAGCCAATGCTAACTTCCTGGATTGGTGGGAAGGTTTATTCGGCAAAGGCAGATTATACGATCCCGAAAAATATTTCATTATTTGTGCTAATATGTTGGGTTCATGCTATGGCTCAACCGGCCCATTGTCCATCAACCCTGCGTCCCGTAAACCTTATTTTCACGATTTTCCACTACTAAGCAATCGTGATATGGTCAAAGCCTTTGACCTGCTGAGACAGTCATTGGGCATTGACAGAATCCACACCGTAATCGGAGGGTCACTGGGAGGACAGCATGCACTGGAATGGGCGGTTATGGAACCGGATCGTATAACGCACATGGTGCAGCTTTGCTCTAACGCCCAGCATTCCCCCTGGGGCATAGCTTTCAATGAGTCGCAAAGGATGGCTATAGAGCAGGATCCTACCTGGACCAATAAAGATGCGAATGCAGGAATGCATGGGTTGGCGACAGCACGCTCTATTGCACTACTTTCCTATCGTCATTATAATACTTATCAAAAAACCCAAAGTGAAACGACTAATGGCAAGGTAAATCATTTTAAGGCCTCTTCTTACCAAAGATACCAGGGAGATAAACTCGTCAGACGCTTCAATGCATACTCTTACTGGCTGCTGTCCAAAGCCATGGATTCGCATAATGTAGCAAGAGGACGGGCTGGTATGGACGAAGTACTGGCGAATGTAAAAGCGCAATCATTATTTCTTGGAGTGTCCACTGATATTCTCTTTCCCGTCAGTGAGCAGCAGTTTCTCAGCGATCGGGTGGCAAATGCACAGTTGGCAATCATTGACTCTGATTACGGCCATGATGGTTTCCTGATAGAAATTCCCAGCCTGACCCGGGAGATCAGGCGATTTTATGAAAAAGCCAGGCCAAAGCCTGCTTTTACTGATTATTAA
- a CDS encoding LiaF transmembrane domain-containing protein, whose amino-acid sequence MAERSRKPDSRIIVGFIFVLIGAYLLLYNLNLLPFFLPSYILSWKTLLIAIGLLLIGTRENKGGGITLIVVGGVFLIADILDLTIGQLISEIWLFWPAIFIIVGLSLLLRRSREKKTENVDGFRSYESDEDYFEVSAVLGGNKKIAYSNHFRGAKVTAVLGGTDLNLLNAKPAPGRHEIDVFAFMGGASIIIPNDWNVHLDVTPIAGGVDDKRTFPQTYIPNADTEIIIKGVVIFGGVELKSS is encoded by the coding sequence ATGGCAGAACGATCTCGAAAACCCGATAGCAGGATCATAGTTGGTTTTATTTTCGTCCTGATTGGCGCATACCTCTTACTTTATAACCTTAACCTGCTACCATTTTTCCTACCTAGCTACATCCTTTCCTGGAAGACCCTCCTAATCGCAATCGGCTTGTTGCTTATTGGTACCAGAGAAAATAAAGGTGGAGGCATTACGCTGATAGTAGTGGGTGGGGTCTTTCTTATTGCTGATATACTTGATCTTACCATTGGTCAGCTCATTTCCGAAATTTGGCTATTCTGGCCTGCAATCTTCATTATTGTTGGGCTATCTCTTCTGTTGAGACGCTCGCGTGAAAAAAAAACTGAAAATGTAGATGGTTTCAGAAGCTATGAGTCCGATGAAGATTACTTTGAAGTATCGGCAGTGCTGGGGGGTAATAAAAAAATTGCCTATTCCAATCATTTCAGAGGAGCCAAAGTCACTGCGGTACTGGGGGGCACCGACCTCAATTTGCTAAACGCAAAACCTGCGCCAGGCCGCCACGAGATTGATGTGTTCGCTTTTATGGGAGGCGCTTCCATTATTATTCCAAATGACTGGAATGTGCATCTGGATGTGACCCCTATAGCAGGAGGCGTTGACGATAAACGTACTTTTCCTCAAACTTATATTCCAAATGCTGATACAGAGATTATCATAAAAGGAGTGGTCATCTTTGGAGGGGTTGAGCTTAAAAGCTCCTAA
- a CDS encoding phytanoyl-CoA dioxygenase family protein — protein sequence MKKYLSFTPKHLADFERDGYVIIRNFFLPEEVNLIYQTSVQDQVIKEKSFDFNDSKGLRTKLALWYTPQDDVYGIYSRSARMVNAAEVILGGKVGHYHSKLMQKEPKKGGAWEWHQDYGYWYNNGFLYPDMVSIMLALTRANRENGCLQVLKGSHKMGRVEHNMAGEQVGARMEKVNEAMKRHELVYVELEAGDALFFHCNLLHRSDSNDSDHSRWSLISVYNLLTNKPYKDEPSSCYTPIRKVDDDVLMDSTGRGISENADFLSSDKDKKFKQKIE from the coding sequence ATGAAAAAGTATCTATCATTTACTCCCAAACATCTGGCTGATTTTGAGCGGGATGGCTATGTGATTATTCGTAATTTCTTTCTGCCTGAGGAAGTCAATCTCATTTATCAGACCTCAGTGCAGGATCAGGTGATCAAGGAAAAATCTTTTGATTTCAATGACAGCAAAGGATTACGTACCAAACTGGCACTCTGGTATACGCCTCAGGACGATGTATATGGCATTTACAGCCGTTCGGCAAGAATGGTCAATGCCGCAGAGGTGATCCTGGGTGGCAAAGTAGGTCATTACCATTCCAAACTGATGCAGAAAGAACCTAAGAAAGGAGGCGCCTGGGAGTGGCATCAGGACTATGGATACTGGTACAACAATGGATTTTTGTATCCCGATATGGTCAGTATCATGCTGGCGCTTACCAGAGCCAATCGTGAAAACGGATGTTTACAGGTGTTAAAAGGTTCGCACAAAATGGGCAGGGTAGAGCACAATATGGCGGGAGAACAGGTTGGAGCCAGGATGGAAAAAGTGAATGAGGCTATGAAACGGCACGAATTGGTCTATGTGGAACTTGAAGCGGGAGATGCCTTATTTTTTCACTGCAACCTGCTACATCGCTCTGACAGCAATGATAGTGATCATTCCCGTTGGTCTTTGATTTCGGTTTACAATCTGCTTACCAATAAGCCTTACAAAGATGAGCCTTCCTCATGCTATACACCAATTAGAAAAGTGGATGATGATGTATTAATGGACTCTACTGGCAGGGGAATTTCCGAAAATGCGGATTTTCTTTCCAGTGACAAAGACAAAAAATTTAAGCAGAAAATTGAATAG
- a CDS encoding serine hydrolase: MPRSIFSFSSISKQFVVTSFLLLEEEGKLSLDDDVRKYIPELPDYGHTIGLRHLIHHICGLKDKLTLWEISGRT; the protein is encoded by the coding sequence ATTCCCCGATCCATATTTTCATTTAGCTCAATCTCTAAACAATTTGTAGTCACTTCCTTTTTGTTGCTAGAAGAGGAAGGAAAGCTATCGCTGGATGATGATGTAAGAAAATACATTCCCGAACTTCCGGATTACGGGCATACCATCGGACTGCGTCACCTCATACATCATATCTGTGGCTTAAAGGATAAGCTCACCCTGTGGGAGATAAGCGGCAGAACATGA
- a CDS encoding ISAs1 family transposase gives MNWQKVFGSVPDFRINRRKKHNLVDILVIALCAIVSGADDFEEIEAYGKRKEVFLRGFLELPNGIPSHDTFNRVFKYMDKSAFGGCLYRWSKELLGFIKSSIVQINVDGKVLCGTAKSGFKKSGICILSAWVAEHHLILGQEKVDAKSNEKTAIPELLKSLDLEGSLVSSDAAGCQLKNADGSPCDLIIEKGGDYLIAIKKDHKHMYEQITDWMSKRKKHMCFDEWIDFGSGRIEKRVCYVETQLALLDDLSEWKHLKSIIMVEANREKGGKITYENRFYLSSLEVTAKEFNKLIRNHWSIENHLHWKLDVVFREDMSRTKTGNAAENMTTARKLALQLLNQVQDKESVKNRRKIAGWDDNYLLNILKNLTKN, from the coding sequence ATGAATTGGCAAAAGGTTTTTGGAAGCGTTCCTGATTTTAGGATAAATCGGCGCAAGAAGCATAATCTGGTAGATATTTTAGTCATAGCCTTATGTGCGATAGTAAGTGGAGCAGATGATTTTGAAGAGATAGAAGCCTATGGTAAACGAAAGGAGGTATTCTTGAGAGGATTTTTAGAGCTACCGAATGGTATTCCCTCTCATGACACTTTTAATCGCGTGTTCAAATATATGGACAAATCAGCTTTTGGAGGTTGCCTGTATCGTTGGTCTAAGGAGTTATTAGGGTTTATCAAAAGTAGTATTGTCCAAATCAACGTGGATGGTAAGGTGCTTTGCGGTACAGCAAAGTCAGGCTTTAAGAAGAGCGGCATTTGTATATTAAGTGCCTGGGTAGCCGAACACCACTTGATATTAGGTCAGGAAAAAGTAGATGCTAAAAGCAATGAAAAGACCGCTATTCCTGAATTGTTGAAGTCTTTGGATTTGGAAGGCTCCTTAGTGAGCAGTGATGCAGCCGGTTGCCAGCTCAAGAATGCAGACGGTTCGCCGTGCGATTTAATTATAGAGAAAGGAGGAGACTATTTGATAGCTATCAAGAAAGATCATAAGCATATGTATGAGCAGATTACAGACTGGATGAGTAAAAGAAAAAAGCATATGTGCTTTGATGAGTGGATAGATTTTGGTAGTGGCCGCATTGAGAAGAGAGTCTGTTATGTGGAAACCCAGCTTGCATTACTAGATGATTTATCAGAATGGAAACATTTAAAGTCAATCATAATGGTGGAAGCAAACCGGGAAAAGGGTGGAAAAATTACCTATGAAAACCGCTTCTATTTAAGCAGTTTAGAGGTTACTGCTAAAGAGTTTAATAAACTCATTAGAAATCATTGGAGCATTGAAAATCATCTGCATTGGAAACTTGATGTTGTATTCCGAGAAGATATGAGTAGAACTAAAACAGGCAATGCTGCTGAGAATATGACAACCGCTCGGAAGTTAGCTCTGCAACTGCTCAATCAAGTTCAAGATAAGGAAAGCGTGAAGAACAGAAGAAAGATAGCAGGTTGGGATGATAATTATCTGCTAAACATTCTTAAAAACTTGACTAAAAATTAA
- a CDS encoding RNA polymerase sigma factor, with the protein MKQEELVEKLRKKDKEALSYLYDHYADAIYGVIQRIVVQTDVAEEVLQDAFMRYWNKIDQFDSSKGRLFTWMLRIARNLALDKLRSKGMKQHSKSDSISDNVSILDSKLHTETVTDPIGLENALKDLNDDQRFVVEQLYFRGYTQSELAKEYNIPLGTVKTRLRAAMVRLRKLIVP; encoded by the coding sequence GTGAAGCAGGAAGAACTTGTAGAAAAACTTCGGAAGAAAGACAAAGAAGCTTTGTCTTATCTGTACGATCATTATGCTGATGCTATCTACGGGGTGATTCAAAGGATTGTCGTGCAAACCGATGTGGCTGAAGAAGTGTTGCAAGATGCTTTTATGCGCTACTGGAATAAAATAGACCAATTTGATTCCAGCAAAGGGCGGCTATTTACCTGGATGCTACGTATTGCACGTAATCTCGCGCTGGATAAGCTTCGTTCTAAAGGGATGAAACAACACAGCAAATCCGATAGCATCTCCGATAACGTAAGTATCCTTGACAGCAAACTGCATACGGAAACCGTTACCGATCCTATAGGCCTGGAGAATGCCCTTAAAGACCTGAATGATGATCAACGTTTTGTGGTAGAGCAGCTGTATTTTCGTGGTTATACCCAATCAGAACTGGCAAAAGAGTATAACATTCCTCTGGGAACGGTGAAAACCCGCTTGAGGGCGGCTATGGTCAGGCTTAGAAAATTAATTGTGCCATGA
- a CDS encoding O-acetylhomoserine aminocarboxypropyltransferase/cysteine synthase family protein encodes MSETHKFETLQLHAGQQPDPTTGARAVPLYQTTSYNFKDADHGANLFALKEFGNIYTRIMNPTTDVFEQRMAALEGGVAALAVASGQAAQFIALNNICEVGDNIVSTNYLYGGTYNQFKIAFKRVGINVRFVQGEDVANYEKQIDEKTKAIYLETIGNPEFNIPDFDAFAALAQKYDIPLVVDNTFGTGGYLFRPIEHGAAIVTSSATKWIGGHGTSIGGVIVDSGNYDWGNGKFPQFSEPAEGYHGIVFSEVFGKNNPLGLPNIAFAIRARVEGLRDFGPALSPFNSFLLLQGLETLSLRVDRTVSNALELAKWLEQHAEVESVNYPGLESSKYHDLAKKYLKRGFGGVLTFKLKGDLERAKKFVNSMKLVSHLANVGDAKTLIIHPASTTHSQLSEEEQAHSGVHPTQLRVSVGIEHIDDIKDDFKQAFKQISDTVLV; translated from the coding sequence ATGTCAGAAACACACAAATTTGAAACCTTACAACTTCATGCCGGTCAGCAGCCTGATCCTACGACCGGTGCCAGAGCAGTCCCTTTGTATCAGACTACATCTTATAATTTCAAAGATGCTGATCACGGAGCGAATCTCTTTGCGCTAAAGGAGTTCGGAAATATCTATACCCGTATCATGAACCCTACCACCGATGTGTTTGAGCAGCGCATGGCTGCTTTAGAGGGTGGGGTGGCTGCGCTGGCAGTAGCTTCAGGGCAGGCTGCTCAGTTTATTGCTCTGAATAATATCTGCGAAGTGGGCGATAATATCGTATCTACCAATTATCTGTATGGCGGTACTTATAATCAATTCAAAATCGCTTTCAAACGTGTAGGTATCAATGTGCGCTTTGTGCAGGGTGAAGATGTGGCAAATTACGAAAAGCAGATTGATGAGAAAACCAAAGCCATCTACTTAGAAACCATTGGAAACCCTGAGTTTAATATTCCTGACTTTGATGCTTTCGCTGCTCTGGCACAGAAGTATGATATTCCTTTGGTAGTAGATAATACTTTTGGTACCGGAGGCTATCTTTTCCGTCCTATAGAACATGGAGCTGCAATTGTTACTTCCTCCGCCACCAAATGGATAGGGGGACATGGTACCAGTATTGGAGGTGTCATCGTGGATTCAGGCAATTATGACTGGGGCAACGGTAAATTTCCGCAGTTTTCTGAGCCTGCTGAAGGTTATCATGGCATCGTCTTTTCGGAAGTATTTGGTAAAAATAACCCTTTGGGCTTGCCCAATATTGCTTTTGCAATCCGTGCCAGGGTAGAAGGTCTGCGGGATTTTGGACCTGCTTTAAGCCCTTTTAATTCCTTTTTACTGTTACAAGGTCTGGAAACACTATCATTACGTGTGGACAGAACGGTAAGTAATGCGCTGGAACTGGCTAAATGGCTGGAGCAGCACGCTGAAGTAGAAAGTGTAAATTACCCCGGACTGGAATCCAGTAAGTATCATGATCTGGCCAAAAAATACCTGAAGCGAGGCTTCGGAGGAGTGCTTACTTTTAAGCTGAAAGGTGACCTGGAAAGAGCTAAAAAGTTTGTCAACAGTATGAAGTTAGTAAGCCACCTGGCTAATGTAGGTGATGCTAAAACGCTAATTATACATCCGGCTTCTACTACCCACTCTCAGCTTTCTGAGGAGGAACAAGCACACTCTGGCGTACATCCTACGCAGTTGAGAGTGTCAGTAGGTATTGAGCATATTGATGACATCAAAGACGATTTCAAACAAGCATTTAAACAAATATCAGATACTGTACTGGTATAA
- a CDS encoding Gfo/Idh/MocA family protein, with translation MHNTTHQICMLGTGLIGSFYAMTLLGHRRRDTIGAVYSRTEERGKKFAEQFNVPRTYTDLKKAVQDDQTDIVIVALPNHLHKEAIMAAVEAGKTVLCTKPLAMNGKEALEILEAVEKAGVFHGYLEDLVYTAKTLDALEAVKRGALGKILWTRSREAHPGPHSDWFWESEKSGGGAIIDMGCHCIEIGRNFVGKDVKPVEVMCWADTLVKPISAEDHAVGLVRYETGAVTQFEVSWAFRGGMDLRDEVSGTEGTIRLDHFLNTGYNMFTAVGMQGYVAEKAEQETGWLSPVGDEIHALGYDQMFTDMFNALDKQQSPMETFYDAYIVNAIMDASYASARSKKWEPVKLPLWRGNTEKHIALGAKEYDAEHWLIKEEHLPDGRKKAILKVKDSGKIIEKEL, from the coding sequence ATGCACAATACAACGCATCAAATCTGTATGCTGGGCACCGGCCTGATCGGCTCTTTCTATGCCATGACATTGCTGGGCCACCGCCGGAGGGATACCATCGGCGCTGTCTACTCACGTACTGAAGAAAGAGGTAAAAAGTTTGCTGAGCAGTTCAATGTGCCCCGTACTTATACCGATCTAAAGAAGGCGGTACAAGATGATCAAACTGATATTGTCATTGTAGCGCTCCCAAATCACTTGCACAAAGAAGCTATCATGGCTGCCGTAGAAGCGGGTAAGACGGTGCTTTGCACCAAACCACTGGCCATGAATGGAAAAGAAGCATTGGAAATTCTGGAAGCCGTAGAAAAAGCCGGTGTCTTTCACGGGTATCTGGAAGATTTGGTCTATACCGCTAAAACCCTGGATGCACTGGAAGCTGTCAAAAGAGGAGCGCTGGGAAAGATCCTCTGGACCCGCTCGCGGGAAGCGCATCCCGGCCCACATTCCGACTGGTTTTGGGAAAGCGAAAAGTCAGGAGGAGGTGCTATCATTGACATGGGCTGCCATTGTATAGAGATCGGAAGAAACTTTGTGGGCAAAGATGTAAAACCTGTAGAGGTCATGTGCTGGGCTGACACATTGGTAAAACCCATCAGTGCTGAAGATCATGCGGTAGGTTTGGTCCGATATGAGACTGGTGCGGTTACTCAGTTTGAAGTGAGTTGGGCTTTCCGGGGAGGTATGGATTTGCGCGATGAAGTTTCTGGCACCGAAGGTACTATCCGTTTAGATCATTTTCTGAATACAGGCTATAATATGTTTACCGCTGTGGGTATGCAGGGTTATGTAGCTGAAAAGGCTGAACAGGAAACCGGCTGGCTTTCGCCGGTAGGAGATGAAATTCATGCGCTGGGTTATGACCAGATGTTTACCGACATGTTCAATGCCCTGGACAAGCAGCAAAGTCCCATGGAAACATTTTACGATGCCTATATCGTCAATGCCATCATGGACGCCAGTTACGCTTCCGCCAGATCTAAAAAGTGGGAGCCGGTCAAACTACCGCTCTGGAGGGGAAATACAGAAAAGCATATAGCGCTGGGTGCTAAAGAATATGATGCTGAGCACTGGCTGATTAAGGAAGAGCATCTGCCTGATGGCCGCAAAAAAGCAATACTTAAAGTAAAAGATAGCGGAAAGATCATTGAAAAAGAGTTATAA
- a CDS encoding DUF192 domain-containing protein has product MSKAHKGPNPPNEEQVTKISSARKMLLIAIVVGIVIGIAYWINEDAGDYTYVPDIESVEEPAFVKEGELVFLEQNTADTLAHIAIEVADDDSQRSQGLMYRSSMEDSTGMLFIFDEARPQSFWMKNTKIPLDIMYVSEDSTIFMIYKSVMPYSEKSIPSEENALYVVEVNGGFTNRNNIEQGDKIAFELE; this is encoded by the coding sequence ATGAGCAAAGCCCATAAAGGTCCCAACCCTCCCAACGAAGAGCAAGTGACAAAAATATCCTCAGCGCGAAAGATGCTATTGATTGCAATCGTTGTAGGCATTGTTATCGGCATCGCCTACTGGATAAATGAAGATGCTGGTGACTACACTTATGTGCCTGATATAGAAAGTGTTGAAGAACCTGCATTTGTCAAAGAGGGTGAACTTGTTTTTCTGGAACAAAATACTGCAGATACATTAGCTCACATTGCCATAGAAGTAGCTGATGACGACTCACAGAGAAGCCAGGGGCTGATGTACCGTAGCAGCATGGAAGATTCTACCGGGATGCTTTTCATATTTGATGAAGCACGTCCCCAATCATTCTGGATGAAAAACACTAAAATTCCACTGGACATTATGTACGTATCAGAGGATTCTACCATTTTTATGATTTATAAATCTGTCATGCCTTATTCTGAAAAATCCATTCCCTCTGAAGAAAATGCCTTATATGTGGTTGAGGTCAATGGTGGTTTTACCAACCGAAATAATATAGAACAAGGGGATAAAATAGCCTTTGAATTAGAATAG
- a CDS encoding anti-sigma factor, whose amino-acid sequence MNINEWINSGVIESYVLGELNQEEMREVEEMAQRYPEVQKEIEQTEEALEGIAMKAGLQPRQEVKSKILQQIERELKTDKQGLDQEPSPEKNTSEIQPESFKSMKLWQYWSAAASALLVLATVLAIYYRQQWQVTESELENYLAENQNLTQEYQALRSDYDKLQEQQNILSSPNFTQVKLNGTDVSPSAYAVVYWNAESEEVYLHSTGLPTPESGKQYQLWAIVDGQPQSAGVFDLQNQLVDMQEIQNASAFAITLEPEGGSENPTLEAMYVLGEV is encoded by the coding sequence ATGAATATTAACGAATGGATAAATTCGGGGGTTATTGAGTCCTATGTATTGGGCGAGCTGAATCAGGAAGAGATGCGCGAAGTTGAAGAGATGGCGCAACGCTACCCCGAAGTACAAAAAGAGATAGAACAAACTGAAGAGGCTTTGGAAGGAATTGCTATGAAAGCTGGTCTACAGCCTCGTCAAGAAGTAAAGTCAAAGATTCTTCAACAAATAGAGCGTGAGCTAAAAACAGATAAACAAGGCTTAGATCAGGAGCCTTCTCCTGAAAAAAATACGTCTGAAATTCAACCCGAATCCTTCAAAAGTATGAAACTATGGCAATACTGGTCGGCTGCAGCTTCAGCATTACTGGTATTGGCAACTGTACTGGCGATATATTACCGCCAGCAATGGCAGGTTACGGAATCTGAACTAGAAAATTACCTTGCTGAAAATCAGAACCTTACCCAGGAGTATCAGGCACTGCGCAGTGATTACGATAAACTACAGGAACAACAAAACATATTATCCAGCCCGAATTTCACGCAGGTAAAACTGAACGGTACGGATGTATCACCTTCTGCCTACGCCGTAGTGTACTGGAATGCTGAATCTGAAGAAGTTTACCTGCATTCGACTGGATTACCCACTCCGGAAAGTGGTAAGCAGTACCAGCTTTGGGCAATTGTAGATGGTCAGCCCCAGAGCGCAGGTGTTTTTGATCTGCAAAACCAGCTGGTAGACATGCAGGAGATACAAAATGCTTCTGCCTTTGCCATTACCTTAGAACCGGAGGGCGGTAGTGAGAACCCTACCCTGGAAGCCATGTATGTGCTGGGTGAAGTGTAG
- a CDS encoding Gfo/Idh/MocA family protein has protein sequence MRNYNNNRRRFIKKLGASAAGLAGVPAIAAQQSPHAFQILKKKNRIAANERINIATIGVGGMGFGDTHAALSCGEGAELIATCDCYDDRLIHSKEVFGQSVKTTRDYKEVLDNKDIDAVIIATPDHWHKTIAIEALRKGKAVYCEKPIVQHIPEGHELIKAYNESNLPFQVGSQFVSSLTYEKAKELYQAGEIGKFNFAEAYFDRHSAIGAWQYSIPPNLEREAIAWEQFLGDAPDRPFDAKRFFRWRNYQDYGTGIPGDLFVHLFSMLHFITGSHGPERVMATGGLRYWDDERDVADVMLGMFDYAETQNHPAFNFSLRVNFADGSGGRSGIRMVGSEGEMELDWDAVTVRRRKLPKAPGMSIGSFSEATQKEFKEWYQKEYANLRPEMHEPKEMTYRVPEAYGYDGMRQDHFDNLFQAMRKGEKATVEDPVFGLRAAGPALAANISHYEKKMVHWDPENMDIKAT, from the coding sequence ATGCGTAACTACAACAACAACCGAAGAAGATTTATTAAAAAGTTAGGCGCTTCGGCGGCTGGCCTGGCTGGTGTTCCTGCCATAGCGGCTCAGCAATCTCCTCATGCTTTTCAAATCCTGAAAAAGAAAAATAGAATCGCGGCCAATGAGCGTATCAACATCGCTACCATTGGCGTGGGAGGTATGGGTTTTGGGGATACACATGCTGCGCTCAGCTGCGGAGAAGGAGCAGAACTGATCGCCACCTGTGATTGCTACGATGACCGTCTTATCCATTCCAAAGAAGTATTTGGGCAAAGTGTAAAAACTACCCGTGATTATAAAGAGGTACTGGATAATAAAGATATAGATGCGGTCATTATTGCCACGCCTGACCATTGGCACAAAACTATTGCTATTGAGGCTTTACGTAAGGGGAAAGCAGTATACTGCGAAAAACCAATAGTGCAACACATCCCTGAAGGGCATGAGCTCATCAAAGCTTATAATGAAAGCAACTTGCCATTTCAGGTAGGTAGCCAGTTCGTAAGTTCATTGACTTATGAGAAAGCAAAAGAGCTTTATCAGGCAGGTGAAATTGGAAAATTCAATTTTGCTGAGGCCTATTTTGATCGCCACAGTGCTATCGGCGCCTGGCAGTATTCTATTCCACCGAACTTAGAGAGAGAGGCCATTGCCTGGGAACAATTTTTAGGAGATGCCCCTGACCGCCCCTTTGATGCCAAACGTTTTTTCCGCTGGAGAAATTATCAGGATTATGGTACTGGAATTCCAGGCGACTTGTTCGTTCACCTTTTTTCTATGCTGCATTTTATCACTGGCTCGCACGGACCCGAGCGGGTGATGGCTACCGGAGGTTTACGGTATTGGGATGACGAGCGCGATGTAGCTGATGTGATGCTGGGTATGTTTGATTATGCAGAGACTCAAAACCATCCTGCCTTTAACTTTTCTCTCAGGGTAAACTTTGCTGATGGTTCTGGCGGACGTAGCGGCATACGTATGGTAGGCTCTGAAGGGGAGATGGAACTGGATTGGGATGCAGTGACTGTGCGGCGCAGAAAATTACCTAAAGCACCGGGTATGAGTATCGGTTCTTTTTCTGAAGCAACGCAGAAAGAATTCAAAGAATGGTATCAAAAAGAGTATGCTAACCTTCGGCCTGAGATGCATGAACCCAAAGAAATGACTTATCGGGTACCGGAAGCATATGGCTATGATGGTATGCGGCAGGATCATTTCGATAATCTCTTTCAGGCTATGCGTAAAGGCGAAAAAGCTACGGTAGAAGACCCCGTTTTTGGCCTAAGAGCAGCCGGGCCTGCTTTGGCGGCTAATATTAGCCATTATGAAAAGAAGATGGTGCATTGGGATCCTGAAAATATGGATATCAAGGCCACCTGA
- a CDS encoding SIMPL domain-containing protein: MISGVSLAQNDQEMVKKIEVYGSAKKEITPDEIYFSITMKEYIGEDKAKVSIEKLERELYNAVRKIGIPEEDFQIENVYGYNYNWYPWNKKKDREDFLAQKQYRIKFSELDKINRLFAYLDPKGIQNANISEYSHSQIEQYRRDLKIEALRNAKEKADYLLEGIDERRGEVLEVQEVNNNGYQPPVMYKARNMAMMESADSGAQAPSIDFQTIEIEAEVRAVFRIE, encoded by the coding sequence ATGATATCAGGTGTGAGTTTGGCGCAGAATGATCAGGAGATGGTCAAAAAAATAGAAGTTTATGGTAGCGCGAAAAAGGAAATCACTCCCGATGAAATCTATTTTTCTATCACCATGAAAGAATACATAGGAGAGGATAAAGCTAAAGTATCTATTGAAAAACTGGAGAGAGAGCTTTACAATGCTGTTCGTAAGATCGGTATTCCGGAGGAAGATTTTCAGATAGAGAATGTATACGGTTACAACTATAACTGGTATCCCTGGAACAAAAAGAAAGACCGTGAGGATTTTCTTGCCCAGAAGCAGTATCGTATCAAATTTTCAGAGTTGGATAAGATCAATCGCTTGTTTGCCTATCTGGACCCTAAAGGCATTCAGAATGCGAATATCTCTGAATATTCTCACTCTCAGATTGAGCAATATCGCCGCGACCTAAAGATAGAGGCACTACGAAATGCCAAAGAAAAAGCAGACTATTTACTGGAAGGAATTGATGAGAGAAGAGGAGAGGTGCTGGAAGTTCAGGAGGTCAACAACAATGGTTATCAGCCACCCGTCATGTACAAAGCCCGCAATATGGCGATGATGGAATCTGCTGACTCAGGGGCACAAGCGCCCAGCATAGATTTTCAGACGATAGAGATAGAAGCGGAGGTAAGGGCAGTGTTTAGAATTGAGTAA